A window of Hevea brasiliensis isolate MT/VB/25A 57/8 chromosome 14, ASM3005281v1, whole genome shotgun sequence contains these coding sequences:
- the LOC110667590 gene encoding phytosulfokine receptor 1-like has translation MKMGFLHFFFFIIYMISFKVPILRCQDMACHSNDLRALTNFGNCLTSGIDGWNFSTSTCCTWAGVTCDNSTTSSNKVIGLELGKKKISGVLCESLEDLDQLRMLNLSQNFLHGIVPPKLFQLQSLEVLDLNSNDFVGSLPGGIYLPSIKYFDISFNSFNGSVDPTFCKTSPHLQVLDLAGNHFSGEVSTSFGRCSSLQHLFLNGNMLSGSFPYGLLQLQYLQVLHLQDNHFSGALNDGIANLSNLVELDISNNMFSGNLPDVFERLRKLKFFSSNSNKFNGHLPNSLVNSPTLENLNLRNNTMDGPININCSAMIHLAFLDVGTNNFQGPIPESISSCQNLSVLNLSRNKLGGEVPYKFKNLQALTYLSLSNTSLANISAALGILQQCKNLTTLVLTRNFQDEQMPSDVNLQFKNLKVLIIANCQLRGSIPLWLRGCKMLELLDLSWNHLSGSIPLWIGNFSSLFYLDFSDNSFTGEIPISLTGLQILTDRRILIDGNAPGIPLYKKTGKSSTSLQYNKIGSLPPTLDLSRNKLNGPIWPSFGNLKGLHFLNFSTNELSGPIPDDLSRMSSLEILDLSHNKLSGEIPSSLVKLSFLSKFSIADNQLYGEIPTGGQFLTFPCSSFEGNNDLYGGGVFTSCQLAQRPPPAPLPPATRPPTEKMTIMGLQFGIGAATGFAITVIFCFMSGWVIPKPKARQR, from the coding sequence ATGAAGATGGGGTTCCtacacttcttcttcttcatcatctaCATGATCAGTTTCAAGGTTCCTATCTTAAGATGCCAGGATATGGCATGCCATTCAAATGACCTCAGGGCCTTGACTAACTTCGGCAATTGCTTAACATCAGGGATTGATGGGTGGAACTTCTCCACATCTACTTGTTGCACGTGGGCTGGTGTCACTTGTGACAATTCCACCACTTCAAGTAATAAGGTAATTGGGTTGGAACTTGGAAAGAAAAAGATCTCTGGAGTACTATGCGAGTCTTTAGAAGATCTGGATCAGCTGAGAATGCTTAATCTTTCTCAGAATTTCCTTCATGGAATCGTTCCACCCAAATTGTTTCAGTTGCAGAGTCTGGAAGTCCTGGATTTAAACAGTAATGATTTTGTTGGTTCACTACCAGGAGGTATTTATTTACCCTCAATCAAGTATTTTGACATTTCATTCAACAGTTTTAATGGTTCTGTCGATCCAACATTTTGCAAAACCTCACCCCATCTTCAAGTTCTTGATCTTGCCGGCAACCACTTCAGTGGTGAAGTTTCAACAAGTTTTGGAAGATGTTCTTCTCTGCAGCATCTCTTTCTTAATGGTAATATGCTCTCAGGAAGTTTCCCATACGGTCTCTTGCAGCTGCAATATCTCCAGGTATTGCACCTTCAAGATAATCACTTTTCTGGGGCATTGAATGATGGAATAGCTAACCTTTCTAACCTTGTAGAATTGGATATCTCCAACAACATGTTTTCTGGAAATCTTCCTGATGTTTTTGAGAGGCTTAGAAAGCTTAAGTTCTTCTCTTCCAACTCAAATAAATTCAACGGCCATTTGCCTAATTCACTGGTGAATTCTCCAACACTTGAAAATCTTAATTTGCGCAACAACACCATGGATGGACCAATCAATATAAATTGTTCTGCAATGATTCATCTGGCTTTCTTGGATGTTGGTACTAACAATTTCCAAGGCCCGATCCCTGAAAGTATATCCTCTTGTCAAAATTTGAGTGTTTTGAATCTTAGCAGAAACAAACTCGGTGGAGAGGTTCCTTACAAGTTCAAGAATCTGCAGGCCCTGACATACCTCTCACTCTCAAATACCAGCCTTGCAAACATATCAGCAGCTCTTGGAATTCTACAACAATGCAAAAATTTGACTACTCTGGTCCTCACTCGCAATTTTCAGGATGAACAAATGCCCAGTGATGTGAATTTGCAATTTAAAAATCTCAAGGTACTCATTATTGCCAATTGTCAACTCAGAGGTTCAATTCCACTATGGTTGAGGGGTTGCAAAATGCTGGAGTTATTAGATCTATCTTGGAATCACTTGAGTGGATCTATTCCACTCTGGATAGGCAATTTCAGTAGTCTCTTTTACTTGGATTTCTCCGATAACTCATTTACTGGTGAAATACCAATAAGCTTGACAGGACTACAAATCCTAACAGACAGGAGAATCTTAATTGATGGAAATGCCCCAGGCATTCCTTTATATAAGAAAACTGGGAAATCTAGTACAAGTTTGCAGTATAACAAAATTGGGAGCCTTCCACCAACTTTGGATCTAAGTCGCAACAAGCTGAATGGACCAATTTGGCCAAGTTTTGGGAACTTGAAAGGACTTCATTTTTTAAACTTCAGCACAAACGAGCTTTCCGGGCCAATTCCAGATGATTTATctagaatgtcaagtttagaaaTTTTGGATTTGTCTCATAACAAATTATCCGGAGAAATACCCAGTTCATTGGTAAAGCTCAGCTTTCTATCCAAGTTCAGTATAGCAGACAATCAACTTTATGGGGAAATCCCAACAGGAGGCCAATTCTTGACCTTTCCATGTTCAAGCTTTGAGGGGAACAATGATCTATATGGTGGTGGGGTTTTTACTTCATGTCAACTTGCCCAACGTCCTCCTCCTGCACCACTTCCTCCCGCTACTCGG